The Oryza glaberrima chromosome 9, OglaRS2, whole genome shotgun sequence genome includes a window with the following:
- the LOC127784005 gene encoding chlorophyll a-b binding protein 7, chloroplastic, with protein MPPPLLLRLRSPAPPAAVAAGSLSRRRRRRRAGLAPVRASWQELAGVLVFSAVPFTAVKALANSPLGARLRRRLDDRKAAAAAEADALRSAARQARTASSWYGDERPRWLGPVPYEYPAHLTGEYPGDYGFDIAGLGRDPVAFANYFNFEILHCRWAMLAALGVVVPELLDLFGVVHFVEPVWWKVGYAKLHGDTLDYLGIPGFRIAGGQGVIVIAICQALLMVGPEYARYCGIEALEPLGLYLPGDINYPGGALFDPLGLSKDPVAFEDLKVKEIKNGRLAMVAWLGFYIQAAVTGKGPIQNLVEHLSDPLHNNILSSFV; from the exons atgcctcctccactcctcctgCGCCTCCGCTCAcccgcgccacccgccgccgtcgccgccgggtccctctcccggcggcggcggcggcgcagggccgGCCTCGCGCCGGTGCGAGCGTCGTGGCAGGAGCTTGCGGGGGTGCTGGTGTTCTCCGCCGTGCCCTTCACGGCCGTCAAGGCCCTCGCCAACAGCCCCCTCggcgcccgcctccgccgccgcctcgacgaccggaaggccgccgccgccgccgaggccgacgccctccgctccgccgcgcgccaAGCCCGCACCGCCAG CTCGTGGTATGGGGATGAACGGCCGCGGTGGCTAGGCCCCGTGCCGTACGAGTACCCGGCGCATCTCACCGGAGAGTACCCTGGCGATTACGGGTTCGATATTGCAGGCCTGGGCAGGGATCCCGTTGCTTTCGCAAACTACTTCAA CTTTGAGATCTTGCATTGTCGGTGGGCCATGCTTGCTGCTCTTGGTGTTGTTGTTCCTGAACTGTTAGATCTTTTTGGAGTAGTCCATTTTGTCGAGCCTGTTTGGTGGAAAGTTGGTTACGCAAAACTTCAT GGTGACACTCTTGATTACCTTGGAATTCCTGGTTTCCGAATCGCTGGTGGTCAGGGTGTCATTGTCATCGCTATCTGTCAAGCCCTTTTGATG GTTGGTCCAGAATATGCAAGGTACTGCGGGATTGAGGCTCTAGAACCCTTGGGATTATATCTTCCGGGAGACATAAACTACCCGGGAGGAGCACTCTTCGATCCCTTGGGGCTCTCCAAAGATCCAGTCGCGTTCGAAGATCTAAAGGTGAAGGAGATCAAGAACGGTCGCCTGGCAATGGTTGCATGGCTCGGCTTCTACATCCAGGCAGCTGTAACTGGCAAGGGTCCTATTCAGAACCTTGTTGAACACTTGTCGGACCCACTGCATAACAACATTTTGTCCTCTTTTGTTTGA